In Microbulbifer pacificus, the genomic stretch TTACCCGCCCTACAAAAACGGCATTCCCCTATATGCGCGGCTGAAGAAAGTACTGGTGGAGAAAAGGCTGGCGGAGGCCTTCAAGGTCTGACCCCGTTTTTCAAGACCATGAAAAAGCCCCCGACCTGTTGCAGGGCGGGGGCTTTTTTATTACCGCGGCATGCGGATGTCAGACATTCAACAGCAGGTGCTGCCGTTCCCAAGGGGAAATCTCCCGGTGGAACAGCCGCATTTCCTCGCTTTTTACCGCCGCGTACAGCTGACAGAATCCCTCACCCAATGCCTGATGGATTTCCTCGGCATCGTCAAAGATGCGCAACGCCTCATCAAACGTGACCGGAATATAGGAGCGCTCTGCCTGCTCTTCATCCAGTTCTGATTCCGCCGGCGCGTCGGGTTCAATGCGGTTCACCATACCGAGATACCCACAGATCAGGCTTGCGGCAATCGCCAGATAGGGGTTGGCATCCACACCGATCACCCGGTTTTCCAGGCGGCGATCCTGAGCACCGGAATTCGGTACCCGCAGGCCGGTGGCACGGTTGTCGTAACCCCAGCCGATATTCGTCGGCGCACTGGAGTTTGCCTCGGATTCAAAACGCCGGTAAGAGTTCACGTTTGGCGCGATGAACGGCATCACCTCCCGCATATGTTTCTGGGTTCCGCCAATAAAATAGCGGAACAGATCAGTGGCGTTGCCGTCGTCGTCAGAAAATATATTCCTGCCACTGTCGATATCCACCACACTCTGGTGCACGTGCATGGCGCTACCCGGCTGGTCGCGCATGGGCTTCGCCATAAACGTGGCGAACATGCCATTCTTAAGCGCCGCCTCCTTGATGATGCGTTTGAAATAGAACACCTGGTCCGCAAGCCACAAGGGATCGCCGTGGGTGAGGTTGAACTCCACCTGCCCGGCGCCGTCTTCCTGGATTACCGAGTCGATATGCAGGCCCGCGGACTCCGCGTATTCATAAATGGTATCGATCACCGGGCCGTATTCATCGATGGCCGTCATCGAATAGGACTGCAGTGAGGTGCCCGAGCGCCCGCTGCGTCCCACCGGCGGCTGGATGGGTTCATTGGGGTCGATGTTCGGCTTGGTCAGGTAGAATTCCAGCTCCGGCGCCACAATCGGCTTCCAGCCACGCTCCGCGTACATCGCCATCACACGCTTCAACACATTGCGCGGTGCGCAGGCGATAGGATTGCCTTCGAGATCCTGCAGGTCGTGAATGATCTGCAGCGCCGGCTGCTTCGCCCAGGGCACCGCCATCGCCGTGGACATATCCGGCACCAGGGCCATATCGCTCTCGGCCCACTGGTTCTCGATATCCATCTCCACATCCTGACCGGTAATGGTCTGGTAAAAAATGGAGATGGGCAGGAACACCGGGCTGTCCGGAGAGAACTTACTGAGCGGCATCGCCTTGCCGCGGGACATGCCGTTGAGGTCGGGAACGATACACTCCACCTCATCCAGCCTGCGGCCGTTCAGGTAAGCGTGAAATGCAGCGGGAAGATCATCCAGCC encodes the following:
- a CDS encoding glutamine synthetase family protein, which gives rise to MSQPDAQSWLDDLPAAFHAYLNGRRLDEVECIVPDLNGMSRGKAMPLSKFSPDSPVFLPISIFYQTITGQDVEMDIENQWAESDMALVPDMSTAMAVPWAKQPALQIIHDLQDLEGNPIACAPRNVLKRVMAMYAERGWKPIVAPELEFYLTKPNIDPNEPIQPPVGRSGRSGTSLQSYSMTAIDEYGPVIDTIYEYAESAGLHIDSVIQEDGAGQVEFNLTHGDPLWLADQVFYFKRIIKEAALKNGMFATFMAKPMRDQPGSAMHVHQSVVDIDSGRNIFSDDDGNATDLFRYFIGGTQKHMREVMPFIAPNVNSYRRFESEANSSAPTNIGWGYDNRATGLRVPNSGAQDRRLENRVIGVDANPYLAIAASLICGYLGMVNRIEPDAPAESELDEEQAERSYIPVTFDEALRIFDDAEEIHQALGEGFCQLYAAVKSEEMRLFHREISPWERQHLLLNV